A genomic segment from Paenibacillus sp. FSL K6-1096 encodes:
- a CDS encoding glycosyl hydrolase 53 family protein, which translates to MKKRSKMLAILLTATLFLMPFTALGVPARAEASSAASAFTKGADVSWLPQMEAQGYKFYNDQGEEAELLQILKDHGIDSIRLRAFVNPSDDPINGHNSTEELVQLASRVSALGFRVMVDLHYSDSWADPGKQVTPAAWENDNLEQLKAHVSEYTTEVMTALKTAGVTPEWVQIGNEINNGMMHPLGSYSNTANLVELIQAGSHAAKAVFPETKIIIHRANGADTGVDPFYAGLVEAGLKDSDYDIIGLSYYPDSIFTSSINELTSNMNLLAAKYGKEVMVVEVGGDVSKNVDNVYNMLVAVQNGVKAVPGGQGTGVFYWAPEGVYFGYGLSAWNPDGTPSFAMDAFIDGASAINRVPVQSVKVEKQAAILEVGGTGSVKATISPGNATYKGLTFTSSDPDIVKVDKYKGTISGLAAGTSTVTAVTYDGGFTDSTEITVSPSTSFIQNPGFEDGLNGWTVSGDSSAVNVESDAHSGSAALHYWSSEAAEFQISQTVTGLENGTYKLSAWVSGGGGEETAEIFAGQQTQPFVNTGWQQWSNPTIDSIEVTDGTLTVGAKLKYAGDKWGNIDDFKLVKQAGAVSTDNLTVNGAKADWYLSGTKPATFGDSKASGGFDYGDDQPIDFTITHELTGMETGTYTLQAKIFGDKGEPSPGSVMYVLSEGQTYSVPITYSGSAWLKPRTLTLKHVHIGEDGKASLGFKVITDSDNHYGYLQEVTFVPSSTNPPETPGEPSEPAEPSEPSQPGEPSEPNQPGEPGEPVTPPATQPVTSPEENPVPSPAPSPTAVPGTDSGSGWTGPQATAKASATPQATPQPGILVVSQPEVNVQNQIVISMADGQQEVRILADATALKGIAALKVEGKTVVAEIPGKVVQQLQALAGTAAKGSMLSVGLTPLPAEQKSAWTLQANTKSEAELRIAGEMFNLSLSVLNEQGVKTPLASFTEPVTLRLKLQENSNPKLAGVYAVTDEGTHEYLGGASEQNVITVKVPQSGKYTVLEYDKTFADVGQEHWAYPAVQELAAKHIIAGNGGSSFAPKREVTRAEFVAMLVRALGMKAEGAGSFADVDSTKWYAGEVAAAYAAGIVKGDAAGRFAPEALVTRQEMAALLVRAYGLRTGSPAPAGTLAAYTDAGTIGGWAKEAVGAASSLGFFTGTPDGLFQPQAYATRAESAKVLAVLINP; encoded by the coding sequence TTGAAAAAGCGATCAAAAATGCTTGCTATACTGCTTACAGCAACATTATTCTTGATGCCGTTTACAGCGCTGGGTGTACCGGCCAGGGCAGAAGCATCATCTGCGGCGAGCGCCTTCACCAAGGGCGCAGATGTCAGCTGGCTGCCCCAGATGGAGGCACAGGGCTACAAATTCTATAACGATCAGGGAGAGGAAGCGGAGCTGCTCCAGATCCTGAAAGACCACGGAATCGATTCGATCCGCCTGCGGGCCTTCGTCAATCCGTCAGATGATCCGATTAACGGGCATAACAGCACCGAAGAGCTGGTTCAGCTGGCCTCGCGTGTAAGCGCTCTCGGATTCCGGGTGATGGTCGATCTGCACTACAGTGATTCCTGGGCTGACCCCGGGAAGCAGGTCACTCCGGCCGCCTGGGAGAACGATAACCTGGAGCAGCTGAAGGCGCATGTCTCGGAGTACACCACAGAGGTGATGACTGCGCTGAAAACCGCAGGCGTAACGCCGGAGTGGGTGCAGATCGGCAACGAGATTAATAACGGGATGATGCATCCGCTGGGCAGCTACAGCAATACGGCGAATCTGGTGGAGTTGATCCAGGCAGGATCACATGCGGCTAAGGCGGTTTTTCCCGAGACCAAAATCATTATTCACAGAGCCAACGGGGCAGACACCGGCGTAGATCCGTTCTATGCAGGTCTGGTCGAAGCCGGGCTGAAGGACAGCGATTATGACATCATCGGGTTATCCTATTACCCGGATTCGATCTTCACTTCTTCGATTAATGAACTAACTTCTAACATGAATCTTCTGGCTGCAAAATACGGCAAAGAGGTTATGGTCGTTGAGGTTGGCGGCGATGTGAGCAAGAATGTAGATAATGTATACAACATGCTGGTGGCTGTGCAGAATGGCGTGAAGGCTGTGCCTGGCGGCCAGGGAACAGGCGTGTTTTATTGGGCACCCGAGGGAGTCTATTTCGGCTATGGGCTGTCTGCCTGGAACCCGGACGGAACTCCTTCCTTCGCGATGGATGCTTTCATTGACGGTGCTTCAGCAATCAACAGGGTGCCGGTTCAGTCGGTAAAAGTAGAAAAGCAGGCCGCGATCCTTGAAGTAGGCGGAACCGGCAGCGTGAAGGCAACGATCAGCCCGGGGAATGCTACCTATAAGGGGCTTACCTTCACCAGCTCCGACCCGGACATTGTCAAAGTAGATAAATATAAAGGAACGATCTCCGGGCTTGCCGCCGGAACTTCTACAGTCACAGCCGTTACGTATGACGGCGGTTTTACAGATTCAACCGAGATTACCGTCTCGCCAAGTACCAGCTTCATTCAAAATCCGGGCTTCGAGGACGGCCTGAATGGCTGGACCGTCAGCGGAGACAGCTCTGCGGTCAATGTGGAGTCGGATGCCCACTCCGGCTCGGCGGCCTTGCACTACTGGAGCTCAGAGGCTGCGGAGTTCCAAATCTCCCAGACAGTCACGGGACTAGAGAACGGTACCTATAAGTTATCCGCTTGGGTCTCGGGCGGCGGCGGGGAGGAGACGGCTGAGATTTTTGCGGGCCAACAGACTCAGCCGTTCGTCAATACAGGCTGGCAGCAGTGGAGTAATCCAACGATTGATAGCATTGAGGTTACAGATGGAACCCTGACCGTAGGCGCTAAGCTGAAATATGCGGGCGACAAGTGGGGGAATATCGATGATTTCAAGCTGGTCAAGCAAGCCGGAGCCGTCAGCACCGATAATCTCACGGTAAACGGCGCTAAGGCTGACTGGTATCTCAGCGGGACTAAGCCCGCTACCTTCGGAGACAGCAAAGCCTCGGGCGGCTTCGATTACGGAGATGACCAGCCGATAGATTTCACGATAACTCATGAACTTACCGGAATGGAGACGGGAACCTATACCCTCCAGGCCAAAATCTTCGGGGACAAGGGCGAGCCTTCCCCCGGTTCGGTGATGTATGTACTCTCCGAGGGTCAGACGTATTCGGTGCCGATCACGTACTCGGGCAGCGCCTGGCTGAAGCCGCGTACTCTGACGCTAAAGCATGTGCACATAGGGGAAGACGGCAAGGCTTCGCTAGGCTTCAAGGTGATCACGGACTCGGATAATCATTACGGTTATCTGCAGGAGGTGACCTTCGTACCAAGCAGCACGAATCCGCCTGAAACTCCCGGTGAACCAAGTGAACCTGCTGAGCCGAGTGAACCAAGCCAACCTGGCGAACCAAGTGAACCCAATCAACCTGGTGAACCTGGCGAACCTGTAACCCCTCCGGCAACGCAGCCGGTGACCAGTCCGGAAGAGAATCCGGTACCAAGTCCGGCGCCAAGTCCGACAGCGGTGCCGGGAACGGACTCCGGGTCTGGCTGGACAGGGCCGCAGGCGACAGCAAAAGCGTCTGCTACACCGCAAGCCACGCCGCAGCCGGGAATCTTAGTGGTGTCACAGCCAGAAGTGAATGTGCAGAACCAGATCGTGATTTCAATGGCCGACGGGCAGCAGGAAGTAAGAATTCTCGCTGACGCTACGGCGCTTAAGGGAATCGCTGCTTTGAAGGTAGAAGGCAAGACGGTGGTTGCAGAGATTCCGGGTAAGGTTGTTCAGCAGCTTCAAGCATTGGCCGGAACAGCAGCAAAAGGCAGTATGCTGTCTGTTGGATTGACACCATTGCCTGCGGAACAAAAGTCAGCCTGGACCCTTCAGGCTAATACCAAGAGCGAGGCTGAGCTGAGAATAGCCGGTGAAATGTTCAATCTCAGTCTGTCAGTTCTAAATGAGCAGGGCGTGAAAACTCCGCTGGCCTCCTTCACGGAGCCGGTCACACTTCGTCTGAAGTTACAGGAGAACAGCAATCCGAAGCTGGCCGGTGTGTACGCGGTCACAGACGAGGGTACGCATGAATATTTAGGCGGAGCCAGCGAACAGAACGTGATCACTGTAAAGGTTCCGCAATCCGGCAAGTATACTGTATTGGAGTATGACAAGACGTTTGCTGATGTGGGACAGGAGCATTGGGCCTATCCAGCAGTTCAGGAATTGGCTGCGAAGCATATTATCGCAGGCAACGGCGGCAGCAGCTTTGCGCCTAAACGGGAAGTGACCCGTGCCGAGTTCGTTGCGATGCTTGTCCGCGCATTAGGAATGAAGGCGGAGGGCGCAGGTTCGTTCGCTGACGTTGACAGCACCAAGTGGTATGCGGGCGAGGTCGCGGCTGCTTATGCAGCGGGAATCGTGAAGGGAGATGCTGCCGGCCGGTTCGCACCGGAAGCATTGGTCACGCGCCAAGAGATGGCGGCGCTGCTTGTGCGAGCCTACGGGCTGCGTACAGGAAGTCCGGCTCCGGCAGGCACATTAGCTGCTTATACCGATGCCGGAACCATTGGCGGCTGGGCGAAGGAGGCTGTAGGTGCCGCCAGTTCACTGGGCTTCTTCACCGGGACTCCGGACGGATTGTTCCAGCCCCAGGCCTATGCCACCCGCGCAGAGAGTGCGAAGGTATTGGCGGTGCTGATTAATCCGTAA
- a CDS encoding HTH domain-containing protein yields the protein MKKVERINIIMRYINNRAHFTLTEIMREFNISRSTALRDIREIEALGMPLVAEVGRDGGYSVMRNSVLPVVRFTDNEVKALFIAFMATRNGQLPYLRSRQSLTEKLLALISENQQEELVLLNQILLFEGTHPGNPDLLDLSDLPHPMLDKLIRLLLADRYLLITCREEQKNIAYSVYLLRLYQEKSLWLIEGFDLDASVKRIIPVDQLTDVIHSPAPKRLSVKKIQEKLSKQQVQNNLVLELGPRAIAQYRKYHPFRVTLSYTNPYQTTAILRMYVEVGRPDELKEIANWLLFLGDDLKVKEMPEEIRAELHARVVLFQD from the coding sequence ATGAAAAAAGTAGAACGGATCAACATCATCATGCGGTACATTAACAATCGTGCCCATTTTACGCTGACGGAAATCATGCGGGAATTCAATATATCGCGTTCGACCGCCCTGCGGGATATCCGGGAAATCGAGGCGCTGGGGATGCCGCTGGTCGCTGAGGTGGGCCGGGATGGCGGGTATTCTGTAATGCGCAACTCTGTGCTGCCGGTGGTCCGGTTCACGGATAATGAGGTCAAAGCGCTGTTCATTGCCTTCATGGCGACAAGAAACGGCCAGCTTCCTTATCTGCGGAGCCGCCAGTCTCTGACGGAGAAACTGCTGGCGCTCATCTCGGAGAATCAGCAGGAGGAGCTGGTGCTTCTGAATCAGATTCTGCTGTTCGAGGGCACCCACCCGGGCAATCCCGATCTGCTGGATCTGTCCGATCTCCCCCATCCTATGCTGGACAAGCTCATCCGGCTCCTGCTGGCGGACCGTTATCTGCTGATCACCTGCCGGGAGGAACAGAAGAATATAGCCTATTCTGTGTATCTTTTACGTCTCTATCAGGAGAAAAGCCTGTGGCTCATCGAAGGCTTCGACCTGGACGCCTCCGTGAAACGGATCATCCCGGTGGATCAGCTTACCGATGTCATCCATAGTCCGGCCCCCAAGCGGCTAAGCGTAAAAAAGATTCAGGAGAAGCTGAGCAAGCAGCAGGTGCAGAACAACCTCGTCCTGGAGCTTGGCCCCAGGGCCATTGCCCAATACAGGAAATACCATCCGTTCAGGGTCACGCTGTCCTACACCAATCCCTATCAGACCACCGCTATCCTGAGGATGTATGTTGAGGTGGGCAGACCCGATGAACTGAAGGAAATCGCGAACTGGCTGTTGTTCCTGGGCGATGACCTTAAGGTGAAGGAAATGCCGGAGGAAATAAGAGCGGAGTTGCATGCTAGGGTAGTTCTGTTTCAGGATTAG
- a CDS encoding GyrI-like domain-containing protein, whose translation MAQYNITEKDSFTVIGLGVDLKSDYTDYAGIYKEKMDFWQAVSEDGRLDLLKGIAANDYVFVVNEAVNGKMMHYAGVMAGASAQIPQEARVIQFPKGKYLVVAGEGETTEELSNTLTGLAFGQALPQAEGYAYVGGPNTAVEMGRRDGALYGEMWIPVVRN comes from the coding sequence ATGGCACAATACAATATTACGGAGAAGGACAGCTTCACAGTGATCGGTCTGGGTGTTGATCTTAAAAGTGATTATACGGACTATGCAGGGATCTATAAGGAGAAGATGGATTTTTGGCAGGCAGTCAGTGAAGATGGCAGGCTCGATTTGTTAAAAGGGATTGCGGCGAATGATTATGTGTTTGTGGTGAACGAAGCGGTGAACGGCAAAATGATGCATTATGCCGGGGTGATGGCAGGTGCATCTGCACAGATTCCGCAGGAAGCCCGGGTGATCCAGTTCCCGAAAGGGAAATACCTCGTAGTGGCAGGGGAAGGGGAGACAACAGAGGAGTTGAGCAATACCTTGACGGGTCTGGCCTTCGGACAAGCCTTGCCGCAAGCAGAAGGGTACGCCTACGTGGGCGGGCCGAATACGGCTGTGGAGATGGGCCGGCGGGACGGCGCGCTGTACGGTGAAATGTGGATTCCTGTCGTCAGAAATTAA
- a CDS encoding phage tail protein: MAYAVDFKEVSLQGLESSPVAEALAGLRANEARYFMNKYKHEFTVVPASESQEALDYVNTILSKERDIHFAAKPLETSQFQVENIRFTYVFYEDGLALNVMYTVDDPKKRAVGFKLSEGMEVPAELADKFKFARQKSKLAGTIRGSFFVIKGEY; the protein is encoded by the coding sequence ATGGCATATGCAGTTGATTTCAAAGAGGTATCTCTGCAAGGTCTGGAGTCGTCGCCCGTTGCTGAGGCGCTGGCGGGTCTGCGTGCGAATGAGGCGCGGTATTTCATGAACAAATATAAGCACGAATTCACAGTTGTACCTGCCAGTGAGAGCCAGGAGGCGCTGGATTATGTGAATACGATACTGAGCAAGGAGCGGGATATTCATTTTGCCGCCAAGCCGCTGGAAACCTCGCAGTTTCAGGTGGAGAATATCCGGTTCACTTACGTTTTCTATGAGGATGGTCTTGCGCTTAACGTGATGTACACGGTGGATGATCCCAAGAAGCGGGCAGTCGGGTTCAAGCTTTCTGAGGGGATGGAGGTTCCCGCGGAGCTGGCGGACAAGTTCAAGTTCGCGCGGCAGAAGTCGAAGCTGGCTGGTACGATCCGGGGTTCGTTCTTTGTGATTAAGGGCGAGTACTAA
- a CDS encoding MFS transporter, whose amino-acid sequence MSTQNTPNMNAPRQSVLHNRSFLRLWIARIFSTSAFQMLSVAIGWQMYALTGSAYQLGLVGLAQFLPMLLLTLPAGQTADRYDRRTIVFLCQLTESLVVLLLVLGSIEGWLSALHLLAAAAILGACRTFESPASAALVPDIVEREQLPKAAAWSASAMQTAMIVGPSLGGVLVVWGTAAAYIASLTALLISTTLVFFVKTVHFVKKLDAVSMDTFLSGLRFVFARKIILGTISLDLFAVLLGGATALLPIFAEDILRTGSLGLGLLRSAPAVGAIIVSLILTRYSVERAIGRMLFASLVVFALATMLFGISHSFWLSLFALVLIGGSDVVSVVIRSTLVQVNTPQEMQGRVNAVNSLFIGTSNQLGEFESGTMAGLVGAVPATVIGGLGTLLITVLWMYRFFPVLRTQKTYTAEET is encoded by the coding sequence TTGAGTACACAGAATACACCGAATATGAATGCTCCCCGCCAGTCCGTGCTGCATAACCGCTCGTTCCTGCGCTTATGGATTGCGCGGATTTTCTCCACCAGTGCCTTTCAGATGCTGTCGGTAGCGATCGGCTGGCAGATGTATGCCTTGACCGGCAGCGCCTACCAGCTAGGACTGGTCGGGCTGGCCCAATTCCTCCCGATGCTGCTGCTGACCTTGCCTGCCGGACAGACGGCAGACCGCTATGACCGCCGCACTATTGTGTTCCTGTGCCAGCTTACAGAGAGCCTCGTCGTGCTGCTGCTCGTCCTTGGCAGCATTGAAGGCTGGCTCAGCGCGCTTCATCTGCTGGCTGCCGCTGCCATTCTAGGCGCTTGCCGCACCTTCGAGAGTCCGGCCTCGGCGGCGCTGGTGCCGGACATTGTGGAGCGGGAGCAGCTCCCGAAGGCGGCAGCCTGGTCCGCGTCGGCCATGCAGACAGCGATGATCGTCGGCCCGTCCCTCGGAGGCGTTCTCGTCGTCTGGGGCACAGCCGCCGCCTATATCGCCTCGCTCACCGCGCTGCTGATCTCCACAACCCTGGTCTTCTTCGTCAAGACCGTCCATTTCGTCAAAAAGCTGGACGCCGTCAGCATGGACACCTTCCTCAGCGGCCTGCGGTTTGTCTTCGCCCGCAAGATTATCCTCGGCACGATCTCTCTGGATCTGTTCGCTGTCCTGCTCGGCGGAGCGACTGCACTGCTGCCGATCTTCGCCGAGGATATTCTGAGGACCGGCTCGCTCGGTCTCGGCCTGCTGCGCTCCGCTCCGGCGGTGGGCGCGATCATCGTCTCGCTGATCCTGACCCGCTACTCGGTAGAACGCGCCATCGGCCGGATGCTGTTCGCCTCACTGGTCGTGTTCGCCCTGGCCACGATGCTGTTCGGCATCTCCCACAGCTTCTGGCTGTCCCTGTTCGCGCTCGTTCTGATCGGCGGCTCGGATGTCGTCAGTGTCGTCATCCGCTCCACGCTGGTACAGGTCAACACGCCGCAGGAGATGCAGGGCCGGGTGAACGCGGTGAATTCGCTGTTCATCGGCACCTCGAACCAGCTTGGCGAATTCGAGTCCGGCACGATGGCCGGGCTGGTCGGAGCCGTTCCGGCCACCGTGATCGGCGGTCTGGGGACGCTGCTCATTACTGTGCTCTGGATGTACCGGTTCTTCCCGGTGCTCCGCACCCAGAAGACGTATACGGCAGAGGAGACTTGA
- a CDS encoding helix-turn-helix domain-containing protein — translation MIEALRKLGLSDLEARCYLALHGQPPSSGYEVAKQVSVSRSNVYAALRSLVDKGVCRTVEGEPVTFAAIPVRQVIKLLQAEFERTARLLENELTHLPAAPPFFSNWKGDAQVELAVRRLAANASAEILVDIWAEDLHKIEDTLLAAEERGIAVHLMVIGDTPTVLSRVIVHSVPAGGPPAARNFSLLLDKEISLLGSFTRHSQASALESNHPAVLDVLQTSYYHDVVMMRVEQDFAAELEARYGQNYDLIRREHPEMRGRKPETAAEPGHMEDDTH, via the coding sequence ATGATTGAAGCATTACGCAAGCTCGGCTTATCCGATCTGGAAGCCCGCTGCTATCTGGCGCTGCACGGCCAGCCGCCCTCCTCGGGCTATGAGGTCGCCAAGCAGGTGTCTGTGTCCCGCTCCAATGTATACGCTGCGCTGCGCAGTCTGGTCGACAAGGGAGTCTGCCGGACCGTGGAAGGCGAGCCGGTGACCTTCGCCGCGATTCCGGTCCGGCAGGTCATTAAGCTGCTGCAGGCGGAATTCGAGCGCACGGCCCGTCTGCTGGAGAACGAGCTGACCCACCTGCCTGCTGCACCACCCTTCTTCAGTAACTGGAAGGGAGACGCGCAGGTGGAGCTGGCAGTAAGACGGCTTGCCGCCAATGCCAGCGCGGAGATTCTGGTGGATATCTGGGCAGAGGATCTGCACAAGATAGAGGACACGCTGCTTGCCGCCGAAGAGCGGGGCATTGCCGTCCACCTGATGGTGATCGGTGACACCCCTACCGTGCTGTCGCGCGTCATCGTGCATAGCGTTCCGGCAGGAGGCCCGCCTGCGGCCCGTAACTTCTCGCTCCTGCTGGATAAGGAAATTTCACTGCTGGGCAGCTTCACTCGCCATTCGCAGGCTTCAGCGCTGGAGAGCAATCATCCGGCTGTGCTGGATGTGCTGCAGACGTCTTATTATCACGATGTCGTGATGATGCGGGTGGAGCAGGACTTCGCTGCAGAGCTGGAGGCCCGATACGGCCAAAATTATGACCTGATCCGCCGGGAACACCCGGAGATGCGCGGGCGGAAGCCGGAGACGGCAGCTGAACCCGGTCACATGGAGGATGACACCCATTGA
- a CDS encoding lysozyme inhibitor LprI family protein, whose protein sequence is MRQAILTTMLISSLLMAGCGNNEAANGGAAATAETGQEASASPQATLEPTPDATAEPEAEATEQAPAETAAPEATEQASAAAGEPLRQTYFDKLDQIEVGLSDLEALSASGVMTDMKEAASKEHERWDKALNEIYQALQKQLPESEMAALKEEQLSWIKERDKAAEEAAAKYKGGTMEGLEYAATLASVTKDRCYKLVELYMK, encoded by the coding sequence ATGCGACAAGCAATTCTGACTACCATGCTCATCTCCAGTCTGTTAATGGCTGGCTGCGGCAATAACGAGGCGGCGAATGGCGGGGCGGCAGCTACAGCAGAGACCGGGCAAGAAGCGTCAGCAAGCCCGCAGGCTACACTGGAACCAACACCTGACGCTACAGCGGAGCCGGAAGCGGAAGCCACGGAGCAGGCTCCGGCAGAGACAGCAGCACCCGAAGCCACGGAGCAGGCCAGTGCGGCGGCGGGGGAACCCCTGCGGCAGACTTATTTTGACAAGCTGGATCAGATTGAAGTGGGCCTCAGCGATCTGGAGGCGTTGTCCGCCAGCGGTGTCATGACAGATATGAAGGAGGCTGCCTCCAAGGAGCATGAGCGCTGGGACAAGGCGCTGAATGAAATCTACCAGGCGCTCCAGAAGCAGCTCCCCGAGAGTGAGATGGCCGCACTGAAAGAGGAACAGCTAAGCTGGATCAAGGAACGCGATAAGGCGGCTGAGGAAGCGGCGGCCAAGTATAAAGGCGGAACGATGGAGGGGCTGGAGTACGCGGCGACACTGGCTTCAGTGACGAAGGACCGCTGCTATAAGCTGGTTGAGCTGTACATGAAATAA
- a CDS encoding chitinase N-terminal domain-containing protein has product MYAFDFGSGSAAEGYTKVDANRAYVEGNGYGFADTALVQDENRATGNPLTEDFTRVNGTSFLVEMKPANYRVTMTIGDAQEATQAGATVEQMNKLPVASIPAGEFKEVVYDIALIDGIFDFSFSGSTPKINALKIERLPEQGAADQPTLYLASDSTVANYAESYRPQAGWGETLGGYFDPSKIVIDNRAVGGLSSKTFLTGGYLNDILLGIHEGDYLFMQWSHNDSTPSRPERYLTPEQFKMYLKDYINGAVQRGAVPVLVTPVNRRDFSGEVLNKSFPAYVQAMKETAQETGTALVDLNQASWEYFQELGPEGTKSIFMWTGSTEDNTHLQMNGAIKVSELVAGLVKQLNLPLSAWVTLGIPLADGAPGLPELSDNNGHDTGLRDGDYTITMNMWWGNNGTRFKLFENSELIEEGALTDQSPSAQSVQIDITGRPNGTYVYTLELSNGHGAVTSAPLTVTVTDASPGQAVLSNDNWDGDGSYAVTMNLWWGTNAAEYQLYENGVLVDTQTLEVHTPDAQSAVTVISGKTPGTYEYEAVLLNAAGESRSVKMTVTVGGERLIES; this is encoded by the coding sequence GTGTACGCCTTCGATTTTGGCTCCGGCAGCGCAGCAGAAGGCTATACGAAGGTGGATGCCAACCGCGCCTACGTGGAAGGGAACGGGTACGGCTTCGCCGACACTGCGCTGGTTCAGGACGAGAACCGGGCAACCGGCAATCCGTTAACGGAGGACTTCACCCGGGTGAACGGCACCTCTTTCTTGGTGGAGATGAAACCGGCGAATTACCGGGTGACGATGACCATTGGAGATGCGCAAGAAGCGACGCAGGCCGGGGCTACGGTGGAGCAAATGAACAAACTGCCGGTGGCCTCCATCCCCGCAGGGGAGTTCAAGGAAGTGGTCTATGATATTGCCCTGATTGACGGCATATTTGACTTCAGCTTCTCCGGCAGTACGCCGAAGATCAACGCGCTGAAGATTGAACGCCTGCCGGAGCAGGGAGCGGCAGATCAGCCGACCCTCTATCTGGCCAGCGATTCCACGGTGGCCAATTATGCGGAGAGCTACCGTCCGCAGGCGGGGTGGGGCGAGACGCTGGGAGGTTATTTTGACCCGTCGAAGATTGTCATTGATAACCGGGCGGTCGGCGGACTGAGCAGCAAAACCTTCCTCACCGGCGGATATCTGAACGATATTCTGCTTGGCATTCACGAAGGGGATTATCTGTTCATGCAGTGGTCGCATAATGACTCCACGCCGTCCCGGCCGGAACGGTATCTTACCCCGGAGCAGTTCAAGATGTATCTGAAGGATTACATTAACGGTGCTGTGCAGAGAGGGGCAGTTCCAGTACTGGTTACACCTGTGAACCGGCGGGATTTCAGCGGCGAGGTGCTGAACAAAAGCTTCCCGGCATACGTACAGGCGATGAAAGAAACGGCGCAGGAGACCGGCACGGCGCTGGTTGATCTGAATCAGGCGAGCTGGGAGTATTTTCAGGAGCTGGGCCCGGAGGGCACCAAGTCTATTTTCATGTGGACGGGGTCAACCGAGGACAACACCCATCTGCAGATGAACGGTGCGATTAAAGTATCGGAACTGGTAGCGGGGCTGGTGAAGCAGCTGAACCTTCCGCTGTCGGCCTGGGTCACTCTGGGAATACCGCTCGCGGACGGCGCTCCAGGGCTGCCGGAGCTATCGGATAATAACGGGCATGATACGGGGCTGCGGGACGGCGATTACACAATTACGATGAATATGTGGTGGGGGAATAATGGTACACGCTTCAAGCTCTTTGAGAACAGCGAATTGATTGAAGAAGGTGCTCTGACGGACCAATCACCATCCGCCCAGTCAGTACAGATTGATATTACAGGCAGACCTAACGGGACTTACGTCTATACGCTGGAGCTCAGCAATGGGCATGGAGCGGTGACAAGCGCACCTTTGACGGTAACGGTGACCGATGCCTCCCCGGGTCAGGCGGTATTATCCAATGATAACTGGGACGGGGATGGCAGCTATGCGGTTACGATGAATCTGTGGTGGGGGACGAATGCGGCGGAATACCAGTTGTACGAGAATGGCGTATTGGTCGATACCCAGACCCTAGAGGTGCACACCCCGGACGCCCAGTCCGCAGTCACAGTAATCTCCGGCAAAACCCCCGGAACCTATGAATATGAAGCCGTGCTGCTCAACGCGGCAGGCGAGTCGAGATCTGTGAAGATGACAGTAACAGTTGGGGGTGAGCGGCTGATTGAAAGTTGA